The genomic stretch agaaattATTTGGTGCACCTCTATTAGTTTCATTTCCATGTGTTTGTGATTTGAATTCTAGCCTGATAGCCTCATTTGCTTTGATTACTTTTATACAATGTTAGGAGGATCAGCATACATTTTTGATATGCTAATTAATATTACATTATAGTTCATGAGTTTTTTCACTGATTGGGTAAAGTAAAAGATGTTTAGCATATTTTTAACATGCCTTCGCTTCCCATACACATTTATGATATTCCTTATCTTAAACCTGTTCGAGAATAATTGTGTAGCTTTTATATCAAGTTGTTGGTGGAGCGGTGATTTAATTAATAAGTTTTCCaaatttttgttgaatttgagcctattatttgttaaaaagttATTCATTTTTCTAACTGGAATGGAATTTCTTGGTGATGTTAATAGCCCTGATATGGTTGCAGATTCATTGAGCTTCTCATCTGCCCTATCAGTTGCACTAGCAGTTGTATTTCTTGTTATTACCGTTGGAATTACGGTTGTCAAGTTGATCAATGGAAGCATTGCAATGCCCAGATTGCTACCTGATGTTATTGACGTCTCATCATTCTTCAATCTCTTCACCGTAGTCCCCGTTCTTGTCACTGCATACATCTGTCACTACAATGGTATGAAAACTGTTTGCTTACATAGAGTTCATTTTCCCAGACCCGGACCCTGTTCCTGCTATAAGAATAAGGAATTTCAGGTGGATTAGTATACTTGTGCTCCGCAGTtcctttcctttaattttttttttcgttaaacTGAATTAtcatttagaaacataaaagTGATTCGAAATTAACATTTTTGACAATTTAAACACTTACAAGTTTACTGAAAATATGCAAGACTAATATTTGAATATGGGAGATCTGATATTTGATATGCTTTTCACCTTTTCTGCAGTCCACAGCATCCACAACGAGCTTGAAGATTCTACGCAGATAAGAGGGGTTGTACAAACCTCGCTTGCTTTATGTTCATCTGTTTACATAATGACAAGCCTTTTTGGGTTCCTCCTATTTGGGGACGGAACTCTTGACGATGTGCTTGCCAACTTCGACACAAACCTTGGCATTCCTTACAGTTCTGTGCTCAATGATGCGGTGCGTGTCAGCTATGCTGCTCACCTTATGCTTGTGTTTCCCATTGTCTTCTTTCCATTGCGGCTCAACTTGGATGGCCTCCTCTTTCCCTCTGCAAGGCCGATGGTTCTGGATAATATGAGATTTGCACTAGTCACCATTGGGCTCATAAGTATTATCTTCTTGGGTGCAAACTTTATACCAAGCATCTGGGATGCTTTCCAGTTCACTGGGGCAACTGCTGCTGTTTGCCTCGGGTTCATTTTCCCGGCTGCAATTACTCTCAAGTGAGTTTTTGACTTGATCACAAGTACTATCTATTAATTTACGTTTCTATTTACTCttataaccattttttttttttcatttttcaattagGTAGCATAAAACTTTTGAGTCTCCGCATCTGAATTGGAATCGATACTCATCTCTTTCTCCTCTATGTAACATTGAGTTTTGTCTTTTGGTATTTCAGGGATCGACACAACATAGCAACAAAGAAGGACAAGGTCTTGAGTGTTTTCATGATTTTCCTTGCTGTGTTCTCAAACGCGGTGGCCATATACAGCGATGCCTATGCCTTGTTCAAGAACGCATCAAAGCGTGAGTGATTCTTGGAGGCCCTCATGACTTTAGTGAAGACATCAACGGGCTGAATCTGTACTAGAAAACCAGGGTTTTCTGAGAGGGTTCAGTTGGAAAATAAAGGAAGACTCTGCACATGTAAAATATGTTAGTTTGCTAGTGCAAGAAGCGGGCAATGGAATTCGTTGCCCTCCACACTTGTGGTGTTGTATTACATTGTTGTTGAACTCGAACTCTTTTTCGTACTAGAACCAAGTGAGGTGTGAGAAATGTAAATGTGTCTTTTCGATTTCGGTCTAAtgttcctaaaccctaagccTTTCTTACGACCCAAGATTTGTTCAAACCTGGAAAGCAAAAGTGGTTTGGTTGTTTA from Pyrus communis chromosome 7, drPyrComm1.1, whole genome shotgun sequence encodes the following:
- the LOC137738921 gene encoding amino acid transporter AVT6A-like; its protein translation is MTIGSLPPKKEKKSRKHKEVIDENAPLLPKKQVEDAGFDEFNGASFTGAVFNLSTTIVGAGIMALPATMKVLGLVLGISMIIFMAFLTEASIELILRFSRAGKSASYGGLMGDAFGKYGKILLQVSVLVNNLGVLIVYMIIIGDVLSGTSSSGVHHAGVLEGWFGVHWWTARFIVLLVTTLGIFAPLACFKRIDSLSFSSALSVALAVVFLVITVGITVVKLINGSIAMPRLLPDVIDVSSFFNLFTVVPVLVTAYICHYNVHSIHNELEDSTQIRGVVQTSLALCSSVYIMTSLFGFLLFGDGTLDDVLANFDTNLGIPYSSVLNDAVRVSYAAHLMLVFPIVFFPLRLNLDGLLFPSARPMVLDNMRFALVTIGLISIIFLGANFIPSIWDAFQFTGATAAVCLGFIFPAAITLKDRHNIATKKDKVLSVFMIFLAVFSNAVAIYSDAYALFKNASKRE